Part of the Candidatus Cloacimonadota bacterium genome, GCAAACGAAGGGCTTCTTGATCCCCAGGGCCACGTCTTTCAGAAACTGGTTGTTGATAGCCCGGCCGGGCATGCCCACGGGGCTTTTGATTATCACCACGTCATTTTCCCGGCAATCCACAAACAGCTGTTTGAAAACCTGATCGGCGTCGCATTCATCCGTGGCCACAAAACGGGTGCCCATCTGAACCCCATCCGCGCCGAGTTCCATGATCCGGTACATCTGTTCCCCGCTGAAAATACCGCCGGCCGCGATCACGGGAATGCTTTTTCCGTGCTTAAGCTCCACCTCTTTCACCGCAGCTTTCACCTGCGGCAAAACGTTCTCGAGGCTGAAGTCCTCATCGAAGATCTGCTCCAGCTTGAAGCCCAGATGGCCGCCGGCTTTGGGGCCTTCCAACACCACCAGGTCCGGAACCCGGTGGAAATTGTCCGCCCAGTGGTTGAGCACGATCTTTACCGCCCGGCTGGAACTGACTATGATCCCGATCTTGGTCCTGGTGTTTTGCAGGTAGGCGAGGGTCATGGTGCTGGGTACCTTGAGGGGCAGGCCCGCGCCCAAAAACACAATGTCCGCCTCAGCCTCAAAGGCGGCCTTGATCATTTCATCAAAATCCGAGATCGCCAGCATGATGTTCACCCCGATGATCCCGCTGGTTTCGCGGCGCGCGGCCTGTATTTCCTGTTTGAGGGCGGCCGCGTTGGCCTCTTTGTAAGATTTTCCCGCCTGGGAATGCAGGATGCCCAGGCCCACTGAAGAGATGGTGCCGATCCCGCCTTCATTGGCCACTGCCGCGGCCAGCTTGCTAAGCGATATTCCCACTCCCATTCCGCCCTGGATGACGGGCAAGCGGGCAATCAGATCGCCGATCTTTAACTGGGGCATTCCACTAAGCATCTTGTACCTCGCTTTCAGGCAAACAATCCGGTATGGCGGACTGATGCGCTTGTTTGGTTTGTTCAGAGATCGAATGATTTTCAGGATTGCTATGCCGTCGTGGCGCCTGAGCGGGTCTGATAGTATAGTTTGGAAGATCATCCCAATGTTTAAGTTATTTCTCTGAAGACAATTTAATCCAGCACCCCATTGGCGTCAATGTTAATTTGCCCTTGCGCCTGACATCGCCGCCCAGCTTGCCTTTCATATTTTTTTACTTCTGCAGGGTCTTGTTTTCTCCGGT contains:
- a CDS encoding nitronate monooxygenase, with the protein product MPQLKIGDLIARLPVIQGGMGVGISLSKLAAAVANEGGIGTISSVGLGILHSQAGKSYKEANAAALKQEIQAARRETSGIIGVNIMLAISDFDEMIKAAFEAEADIVFLGAGLPLKVPSTMTLAYLQNTRTKIGIIVSSSRAVKIVLNHWADNFHRVPDLVVLEGPKAGGHLGFKLEQIFDEDFSLENVLPQVKAAVKEVELKHGKSIPVIAAGGIFSGEQMYRIMELGADGVQMGTRFVATDECDADQVFKQLFVDCRENDVVIIKSPVGMPGRAINNQFLKDVALGIKKPFVCPWKCLKTCDYREAPYCIALALQNARNGVMTEGFAFAGANAYLVEKIISVKELVADLIREFTDYRQQRLCPQS